Proteins from a single region of Nitrososphaerota archaeon:
- a CDS encoding cobalamin-independent methionine synthase II family protein, with translation MWLRAPPLVAFTTTVVGSFPRPRELIEATKRHAKGELSDMEYDGLLDKATRSIVAGEEQAGIDVITDGEQRRSSFVSFVGDKIPGFKVMHITQLNPDAMEILKRNKVQLTYMRAVVTEELGDAVIARDEFDAAKKHSKKPFKVTLPAPYLVMWESWHKELSKGAYPRAEDFAYAYARLLRAEVQRLKEAGVSFIQIDEPMLGDLTEAGEKPDRYRKVFDELYGQKYRGFKEELKLAVDLLNEVTKGVGGVRVGVHMDRWPNKDSPYFDLGYERFLPELLETKTQQFVLEYTSPGTGDPAKLVKEFPDGMEIGLGVVSVQDYEVESPETIVSRAKRVTSSIDPERIWLNPDCGFAPGMFRAFPVDVAFAKLKSMSKAAEILRKEFA, from the coding sequence ATCTGGCTCCGCGCACCCCCTCTTGTGGCGTTCACAACCACTGTGGTCGGAAGCTTCCCCAGGCCCCGGGAGCTCATCGAGGCGACGAAGAGGCACGCGAAGGGCGAGCTGTCGGACATGGAATACGACGGGCTTCTGGACAAGGCGACCCGGTCCATAGTCGCGGGGGAGGAGCAGGCAGGTATCGACGTCATAACCGACGGGGAGCAGAGGCGGAGCAGCTTCGTCAGCTTTGTCGGCGATAAAATCCCCGGCTTCAAGGTCATGCACATAACACAGCTCAACCCTGACGCCATGGAGATACTCAAGCGCAACAAGGTCCAGCTTACTTACATGCGGGCCGTAGTGACGGAGGAGTTGGGCGACGCGGTCATCGCCCGAGACGAGTTCGACGCGGCCAAGAAGCACTCGAAGAAGCCGTTCAAAGTCACGCTCCCAGCGCCTTACCTGGTGATGTGGGAGAGCTGGCACAAGGAGCTCTCGAAGGGGGCCTATCCCAGAGCGGAAGACTTTGCCTACGCCTACGCGCGTCTCCTCAGAGCGGAGGTCCAAAGGCTGAAGGAGGCGGGGGTATCTTTCATCCAGATAGACGAGCCGATGCTCGGAGACCTCACGGAGGCGGGGGAAAAGCCCGACAGGTACAGGAAGGTGTTCGACGAGCTCTACGGCCAGAAGTACAGAGGGTTCAAGGAAGAACTGAAGCTTGCCGTGGACCTCCTCAACGAGGTCACCAAGGGGGTTGGCGGCGTGAGGGTAGGGGTCCACATGGACCGCTGGCCGAACAAAGACTCTCCCTATTTCGACCTCGGATACGAGCGGTTCCTCCCTGAGCTGCTCGAGACGAAGACCCAACAGTTCGTACTGGAGTACACGAGCCCAGGCACCGGAGACCCGGCAAAGCTGGTGAAGGAGTTCCCCGACGGCATGGAGATAGGCCTAGGTGTGGTAAGCGTCCAGGACTACGAGGTCGAGTCCCCGGAGACGATAGTCTCTCGTGCCAAGCGGGTGACCAGCTCAATAGATCCCGAACGGATCTGGCTCAACCCAGACTGTGGTTTCGCCCCCGGGATGTTCAGGGCCTTCCCGGTCGACGTCGCCTTCGCCAAGCTGAAGTCGATGTCGAAGGCGGCGGAAATACTTAGGAAAGAGTTCGCCTGA
- a CDS encoding nucleotidyltransferase family protein — translation MGKGTQAAILCGGRGERLKPLTDYFQKVMIPIGPKKLPLLAYIIALVKHHGIEDIALLTGYRSEDIRHYFGDGKQHGVRLSYSKDENGVSGSLNAVAHALRNEAIDSDELLIYYGDILTDLDITALLETHRRTGADVTLVLDKGYTLPVGVAELNGDMVSSFKEKPRVDLTVTTGPMVVGPNAMELMKSLASKERPDLMTDFVPEMLKRGGKVAAFYNQKEWLDVGTLTNFEKLNQKLARHPLNHLV, via the coding sequence ATGGGCAAGGGGACCCAGGCGGCGATCCTTTGCGGGGGGAGGGGGGAGCGGCTGAAACCTCTGACCGACTACTTCCAGAAGGTGATGATCCCGATTGGGCCGAAGAAGCTCCCGCTCCTGGCATACATAATCGCCCTTGTGAAGCACCACGGGATAGAGGACATCGCCCTTCTCACAGGCTACCGTTCGGAAGACATCAGGCACTATTTCGGGGACGGGAAACAGCACGGGGTCAGGCTCTCCTATTCCAAAGATGAGAACGGGGTCAGCGGGAGCCTCAACGCGGTCGCCCACGCCCTCCGGAACGAGGCGATTGACAGCGACGAGCTCCTCATCTACTACGGAGACATCCTGACTGACCTGGACATTACCGCCCTCCTCGAGACCCACAGGAGGACTGGTGCCGACGTCACCCTTGTCTTGGACAAGGGGTACACTCTCCCCGTCGGAGTGGCGGAGCTGAACGGTGACATGGTTTCTTCCTTCAAGGAGAAGCCGCGGGTGGACCTCACAGTTACCACAGGGCCGATGGTCGTGGGTCCGAACGCCATGGAGCTCATGAAGTCGCTCGCGAGCAAGGAAAGGCCGGACCTCATGACCGACTTCGTCCCGGAGATGCTGAAGAGGGGAGGTAAGGTGGCCGCTTTCTACAACCAGAAGGAGTGGTTAGACGTGGGGACTCTCACGAACTTCGAGAAACTGAACCAGAAACTGGCGAGGCATCCCCTCAACCACCTCGTCTGA
- a CDS encoding ABC transporter permease, with translation MGFSIRRMTADLKVYGRSNLRSKEGFFFTLVFPIILILLFGAIFSSGGISQSKVYVQNMDVGPIGSSFVSALNSTSNYCSSNSTSGLCLRPVPSDQNFTQFLTSNSASDGIVIPANFSAAYQAGDKVNVTVYGNPTSTTSAVVSGIVAVVVNGFNVHGATGVHSVGITSKTAVSSNYKYIDFLVPGLIGFAALTSPMFALVNISSTYRRDKVFKLLSLTPLTKTEWLLAKIIWYIGTTVVSFFLMTLVGVYAFGAHITLNWGIGMFLVLGPFFFVSLGMLVGTVSNSPEAASVVGNLVTFPMMFLSGTFFPVTSMPKYLQTVAHVLPLYYMIEGLNDVMIYKNFGPAYFDAGLLLVISAAVFALAVKFFRWRED, from the coding sequence ATGGGATTCAGCATACGCAGGATGACGGCAGACCTGAAGGTGTACGGGAGGTCGAACCTCAGGAGCAAAGAGGGGTTCTTTTTCACCCTCGTGTTCCCCATCATCCTGATCCTGCTCTTCGGCGCGATCTTCTCGTCCGGCGGGATCAGCCAGTCGAAGGTGTACGTGCAGAACATGGACGTGGGCCCCATCGGCTCGTCGTTCGTGTCGGCGTTGAACAGCACCTCCAACTACTGCAGCTCCAACAGCACCTCGGGGCTCTGCCTGCGCCCGGTCCCTTCTGACCAGAACTTCACGCAGTTCCTTACGTCGAATTCCGCGTCGGACGGCATAGTCATCCCAGCAAACTTCAGCGCCGCCTATCAGGCGGGGGACAAGGTCAACGTGACCGTCTACGGCAACCCGACTTCTACGACCAGCGCCGTGGTTTCCGGCATCGTCGCGGTGGTCGTGAACGGTTTCAACGTCCACGGCGCTACCGGGGTGCACTCGGTGGGGATAACGTCCAAGACAGCCGTCTCCTCGAACTACAAGTACATCGACTTCCTGGTCCCTGGTCTCATAGGCTTCGCGGCCCTCACGAGCCCTATGTTCGCCCTCGTGAACATCAGTTCCACCTATCGGAGGGACAAGGTGTTCAAGCTCCTCTCGCTCACGCCTCTGACAAAGACCGAATGGCTCCTGGCCAAGATAATCTGGTACATCGGGACCACGGTCGTCTCATTCTTCCTCATGACCCTGGTCGGCGTATACGCGTTCGGGGCCCACATAACCCTGAACTGGGGGATCGGGATGTTCCTCGTGCTGGGGCCCTTCTTCTTCGTATCCCTCGGGATGCTCGTGGGGACCGTCTCCAACAGCCCCGAGGCGGCCTCTGTGGTGGGGAACCTCGTGACATTTCCGATGATGTTCCTCTCGGGGACGTTCTTCCCGGTCACGTCGATGCCCAAGTACCTTCAGACAGTCGCCCACGTCCTCCCGCTCTACTACATGATAGAGGGGCTGAACGACGTGATGATCTACAAGAACTTCGGCCCTGCGTACTTCGACGCGGGGCTCCTTCTCGTCATATCTGCCGCCGTCTTCGCCCTAGCCGTGAAGTTCTTCCGCTGGCGTGAAGACTAG
- a CDS encoding ABC transporter ATP-binding protein has translation MPAIEVDGLKKRYGGLQAVDGISFSVGEGEVFSLLGPNGAGKTTTIEILEGLRDRDEGTAQVLGMDPWKSGYELHKKIGVTPQGFKFLDYPTPREAIVYYGALFGRKVDPDELLKRVILDDAENVWFQNLSGGQKQKLGMALSLVNDPEVVFLDEPTTGLDPQARRAVWEVVRRLKGEGRTVMLTTHYLEEAEELADRVAIMNHGRIVAIGTTAEIESRFGTGQRMVVKGSQGLFAYLQENTKLDVGRDGETVTIMLRDKKDALVALGAIEESGAEWGDLTVKRDSLEDVFLKLVGEGGTGKGGE, from the coding sequence TTGCCCGCCATAGAGGTCGACGGACTGAAGAAGAGATACGGGGGACTGCAGGCCGTAGACGGCATCTCTTTCTCGGTGGGCGAGGGGGAAGTGTTTTCACTGCTGGGGCCGAACGGGGCCGGGAAGACGACCACGATCGAGATCCTTGAAGGGCTCAGGGACAGGGACGAGGGCACCGCGCAGGTCCTGGGGATGGACCCGTGGAAGTCGGGGTATGAACTCCACAAGAAGATAGGGGTGACCCCCCAGGGGTTCAAGTTCCTCGACTATCCGACGCCGCGGGAGGCAATCGTATACTACGGGGCCCTCTTCGGGAGGAAAGTGGACCCGGACGAGCTCCTCAAGAGGGTGATCCTTGACGACGCGGAGAACGTCTGGTTCCAGAACCTGTCGGGGGGGCAGAAGCAGAAACTGGGGATGGCGCTGTCGCTGGTCAACGACCCCGAAGTGGTCTTTCTGGACGAGCCGACGACGGGGCTTGACCCTCAGGCGAGGAGGGCCGTATGGGAGGTCGTCAGGAGGCTGAAGGGCGAGGGGAGGACGGTCATGCTCACCACCCACTACCTGGAGGAGGCGGAAGAGCTGGCCGACCGGGTGGCGATAATGAACCACGGCAGGATCGTGGCCATCGGGACGACAGCGGAGATAGAATCGAGGTTCGGCACAGGGCAGAGGATGGTGGTCAAAGGGAGCCAGGGACTATTCGCCTACTTGCAGGAGAACACGAAGCTGGACGTGGGGAGGGACGGGGAGACTGTGACGATCATGCTCAGGGACAAGAAAGACGCTCTGGTCGCCCTGGGCGCCATAGAGGAATCAGGGGCCGAGTGGGGAGACCTCACGGTGAAGAGGGACAGCCTCGAGGACGTATTCCTCAAGCTCGTGGGGGAAGGCGGGACGGGCAAAGGGGGGGAGTAG
- the rocF gene encoding arginase translates to MKIGVVGAPVDLGQQRRGVDMGPSAMRIARLEERLESLGHSVKDFGNISAADMATAKVGDRSARYLNDVVRQCGLIARRVADCASQGLFPLVLGGDQSVSIGTLAGLSSGGTSRGIVWLDAHGDFNTPKTTPSGNIHGMALAAILGYGLPELVRLGGRSPKASERNTVLVGVRDLDPDEGKAVARSKMTIFTMKEIDQLGMQTVMKRAIGIAGDGVDQVHVSFDVDVVDPREAPGTGTPVRGGLTYREAHLAMETLSDSRRVTSAEFVEVNPILDTANHTAELAVEMMLSLFGKRIISRQA, encoded by the coding sequence ATGAAGATAGGGGTGGTCGGCGCCCCCGTCGACCTCGGCCAGCAGCGGAGGGGGGTCGACATGGGCCCCAGCGCGATGAGGATCGCCCGGCTCGAGGAGCGGCTCGAGTCGCTCGGCCACAGCGTCAAAGACTTCGGCAACATCTCTGCCGCTGATATGGCGACCGCGAAGGTCGGGGACAGGAGCGCAAGGTACCTGAACGATGTGGTCAGGCAATGCGGGCTCATCGCCCGCAGGGTTGCCGACTGCGCATCCCAGGGCCTCTTCCCTCTCGTCCTCGGAGGAGACCAGAGCGTCTCGATAGGGACACTGGCAGGACTCTCGTCTGGCGGGACCAGCAGGGGGATAGTCTGGCTCGACGCCCATGGCGACTTCAACACGCCGAAGACGACCCCCAGCGGCAACATACACGGCATGGCGCTGGCGGCCATCCTTGGCTACGGCCTGCCGGAACTCGTCCGCCTCGGGGGACGCTCCCCCAAGGCGTCGGAAAGGAACACCGTTCTGGTGGGGGTGAGGGACCTGGACCCGGACGAGGGGAAGGCTGTGGCGCGTTCCAAGATGACCATCTTTACGATGAAGGAGATAGACCAGCTCGGGATGCAGACAGTCATGAAGCGGGCCATAGGCATAGCCGGAGACGGGGTCGACCAGGTCCACGTGAGCTTTGATGTCGACGTAGTCGACCCCAGGGAAGCGCCCGGGACCGGCACCCCTGTCAGGGGCGGCCTCACCTATCGCGAAGCGCACCTTGCCATGGAGACGCTGTCCGACTCGCGCAGGGTGACGTCAGCCGAGTTCGTCGAGGTGAATCCGATCCTAGACACGGCCAACCACACGGCCGAGCTGGCGGTGGAGATGATGCTGTCCCTCTTCGGGAAGAGGATCATCTCGCGGCAAGCCTGA
- a CDS encoding MFS transporter produces MVGVALLLNYVETMIIPGILTIQTYFSTTEGTVAWITSAFLIVGSAVSPLFGKWGDSYGKKRMFLIALVFYTAGVGVAGFSPSIYFLIAARAVQGIGFAIVPLALAIIAETFPKERIATAQGIVSATFAIGAAAGLIVGSYIIQDFGWQWAFHSAFILSVILYVVVARFLPRGHPGTGRKVDYETVVLLMAGVSLVLLYLTDAPYSGWYSPYGLGALVAGVGLTVGFFFAESRKSNPLIQLSLLRIRNVLVANGIGIISGIGLFMLFFAVTFYAEDPVPLGLGLTPIDAGLAIGPAAILMLVAGPLVGRMVTSYGPKPAMVVGGAIAIAGFALFVLNRGTRIDIAVDAAVSMVGAVAVIIPIVNMISVSLPGEAVATGLGLNTMLRNIGGALGPVVATTILSTYATTLMVPHGGHLIPVAFPNSTGFDYVFYLGIAAMAMAVVISLATKNYTFRKGQPD; encoded by the coding sequence ATGGTAGGGGTGGCCCTCCTCCTCAACTATGTGGAGACGATGATCATTCCGGGGATCCTCACCATCCAGACCTATTTCTCCACCACCGAAGGGACGGTCGCGTGGATCACCTCGGCCTTCCTCATAGTGGGGTCCGCCGTGTCCCCGTTGTTCGGAAAATGGGGGGACAGCTACGGCAAGAAGCGGATGTTCCTGATCGCGCTCGTGTTCTACACCGCTGGGGTGGGGGTCGCTGGGTTCTCTCCCTCGATTTACTTCCTCATCGCCGCAAGAGCGGTGCAGGGGATAGGCTTCGCCATAGTCCCCCTGGCCCTTGCGATAATCGCCGAGACCTTCCCGAAGGAGAGGATCGCAACTGCCCAGGGGATTGTGAGCGCCACCTTCGCCATAGGGGCAGCGGCCGGCCTAATCGTCGGCTCGTACATAATCCAGGACTTCGGTTGGCAGTGGGCCTTCCACTCGGCGTTCATCCTGAGCGTAATCCTCTACGTTGTGGTCGCGCGCTTCCTTCCTAGGGGGCACCCTGGGACTGGGAGGAAGGTGGACTACGAAACGGTGGTCCTCCTCATGGCCGGTGTGTCGCTTGTGCTCCTCTACCTGACCGACGCGCCATACAGCGGCTGGTACTCTCCCTACGGCCTCGGCGCCCTCGTGGCTGGCGTGGGATTGACCGTAGGGTTCTTCTTTGCTGAGAGCAGGAAGTCCAACCCGCTCATCCAGCTCAGCCTCCTCCGGATCAGGAACGTGCTGGTGGCCAATGGCATAGGGATAATCTCCGGGATCGGGCTGTTCATGCTCTTCTTCGCTGTCACCTTCTACGCTGAAGACCCAGTCCCCCTCGGCCTGGGCCTTACCCCGATAGACGCAGGGCTCGCCATAGGCCCTGCCGCGATCCTCATGCTCGTCGCCGGCCCGTTGGTGGGGAGGATGGTGACGAGCTACGGCCCCAAGCCGGCTATGGTGGTCGGCGGAGCGATAGCCATCGCGGGCTTCGCGCTCTTCGTCCTGAACAGGGGGACCAGAATCGACATCGCCGTCGACGCAGCCGTCTCCATGGTAGGCGCCGTGGCCGTCATCATCCCCATAGTCAACATGATCAGCGTCTCACTCCCCGGGGAGGCTGTAGCCACGGGCCTCGGGCTCAACACCATGCTCCGCAACATCGGCGGTGCCCTCGGCCCCGTGGTAGCGACCACAATCCTGAGCACATACGCGACGACCCTGATGGTCCCGCACGGCGGGCACCTGATCCCAGTCGCATTCCCCAACTCCACCGGCTTCGACTACGTCTTCTATCTGGGGATAGCGGCGATGGCCATGGCGGTCGTCATCTCCCTTGCGACGAAGAACTACACCTTCAGGAAGGGCCAGCCTGACTGA
- a CDS encoding PPOX class F420-dependent oxidoreductase: protein MVKLTDQAKALLDGRNFGCVATVMPDGSPQVAPVWVERDEDQVLISATESRQRTRNIRRDPRVALAVFDMQNPYRKVMIRGKVVEITKDGAEAQIDRLSMKYQGKKYAYHQADDPRVVIRIRPERVTH, encoded by the coding sequence TTGGTAAAACTGACGGACCAGGCGAAGGCGCTGCTGGACGGGAGGAACTTCGGCTGCGTCGCGACTGTGATGCCTGACGGGTCACCTCAGGTAGCCCCCGTCTGGGTCGAGAGGGATGAGGATCAGGTTCTCATCAGCGCCACGGAGTCAAGACAGAGAACGAGGAACATCAGGCGCGACCCGCGAGTCGCCCTGGCGGTCTTCGACATGCAGAACCCGTACCGGAAGGTCATGATACGGGGGAAGGTGGTCGAGATCACCAAAGACGGCGCCGAGGCCCAGATCGACCGGCTGTCTATGAAGTATCAAGGAAAGAAGTACGCCTACCACCAGGCAGACGACCCGAGGGTGGTCATCAGGATCCGCCCGGAGCGGGTCACCCACTAG
- a CDS encoding DsrE/DsrF/DrsH-like family protein gives MRTEEKGEQASKLLIILSKGTMDMVYPALMIATAGATMGREVHMFFTFWGLDAVNKKKVGTMKVAPVGNPGMPVPNVLGMIPGMTAMATRMMNGKMAKAKIPSIPEMFRTAKDLGIKLHACSTTMEVMGTPKEALIEEIDDVVGAATMLSLGEGGQIIFI, from the coding sequence ATGAGGACGGAAGAGAAGGGTGAACAGGCTTCCAAGCTCCTCATCATTCTCTCGAAAGGAACCATGGACATGGTCTACCCCGCCCTGATGATTGCCACGGCGGGGGCGACTATGGGGAGGGAGGTGCACATGTTCTTCACCTTCTGGGGACTGGACGCAGTGAACAAGAAGAAGGTCGGCACCATGAAAGTTGCCCCCGTGGGCAACCCCGGGATGCCGGTGCCTAACGTCCTTGGGATGATTCCGGGGATGACGGCTATGGCCACGAGGATGATGAATGGGAAGATGGCCAAGGCGAAGATCCCTTCCATCCCAGAGATGTTCAGGACGGCCAAGGACCTAGGGATCAAACTCCACGCGTGCTCGACCACCATGGAAGTCATGGGGACGCCGAAGGAGGCCCTCATCGAAGAGATTGACGATGTGGTGGGGGCGGCCACCATGCTGTCACTGGGCGAGGGGGGCCAGATTATATTCATCTAG
- a CDS encoding sulfurtransferase TusA family protein yields the protein MSQIEQHKVIDSRGSFCPGPITDLFKAYRNSQVGDVIELWATDPAAKADVAAWAQRSGNELLDTVDEQGYVRILVKISKKRG from the coding sequence ATGTCCCAGATAGAACAACACAAAGTGATTGACTCGCGGGGGAGCTTCTGCCCTGGGCCGATTACTGACCTCTTCAAGGCCTACAGGAACTCACAGGTCGGGGACGTCATTGAGCTCTGGGCAACCGACCCGGCCGCGAAGGCCGATGTCGCAGCCTGGGCTCAGAGGAGCGGGAACGAGCTTCTAGACACAGTCGACGAACAGGGCTATGTCCGCATCCTCGTAAAGATCTCGAAGAAGAGGGGGTAG
- a CDS encoding FAD-dependent oxidoreductase → MVMARIVIIGSGDGGTFTANLLASELKDEITRGAVSVQLVGEHLLHPFQPANLDIAFKGAAPRKFVREETKLLRKGVEFIQDSAERIDFSSRSVVTKSGSVLPYDQLVIATGAVADPSKIPGLAEGALNFHTGPEDSQRTWDALRAFTKGTVVVAIAGAPHKCPPSPNEAAFMLDHYFRTRKIRSRVKILFLTPYPRPYPAEKVSQVVARLFESRGIEVTTFFNVESVDPVAHKIYSLEGESVHYDLLVAIPPHHGAQVILRSGIGDSDGFVPTDKGTMRVKGQEGVYAIGDATDIPVSKSGVVAHLQSVVVAHNIVGSIRGTHDELEYNGRINCPMEVGAHKAIFVSATYASPPEDQAPSRIKYIEKRTFGMIYWRALGGGMERVFDIFFGQTRFPARREEEVQAATAST, encoded by the coding sequence ATCGTGATGGCGCGTATTGTGATAATAGGTTCTGGAGACGGCGGGACCTTCACCGCGAACCTGCTGGCCTCAGAACTCAAGGATGAGATCACGCGCGGCGCCGTCTCCGTCCAGCTTGTCGGGGAACACCTCCTCCACCCCTTCCAGCCGGCAAACCTGGACATCGCCTTCAAGGGGGCCGCGCCAAGGAAGTTCGTGCGGGAAGAGACCAAGCTCCTGAGGAAAGGCGTCGAATTCATCCAAGACTCCGCAGAAAGGATCGACTTCAGCAGTAGGTCGGTCGTCACCAAGAGTGGGAGCGTCCTCCCCTACGACCAGCTCGTAATCGCCACCGGCGCGGTTGCCGACCCCTCCAAGATCCCTGGGCTCGCCGAAGGCGCCTTGAACTTCCATACTGGACCAGAGGACTCCCAGCGGACCTGGGACGCGCTCCGGGCCTTCACCAAGGGCACCGTGGTGGTTGCGATAGCGGGGGCCCCCCACAAGTGCCCCCCTTCCCCCAACGAGGCTGCGTTCATGCTCGACCACTACTTCCGAACGCGAAAGATCAGGAGCCGCGTGAAAATCTTGTTCCTCACTCCCTACCCCAGACCCTACCCAGCTGAGAAGGTCTCGCAGGTGGTGGCCCGCCTCTTCGAGTCCAGGGGGATAGAAGTCACCACCTTCTTCAACGTCGAGTCGGTAGACCCTGTAGCGCACAAGATCTATTCACTCGAAGGGGAGTCGGTCCACTATGATCTCCTCGTAGCTATACCCCCGCATCATGGTGCCCAGGTCATCCTTAGGTCAGGCATAGGAGACAGCGATGGTTTCGTCCCCACCGACAAGGGGACCATGAGGGTGAAAGGTCAGGAAGGCGTCTACGCGATAGGGGATGCTACAGACATCCCAGTGTCGAAATCGGGGGTCGTGGCGCACCTGCAGTCGGTGGTGGTGGCGCACAACATCGTCGGCTCCATCCGCGGGACTCACGACGAACTCGAGTACAACGGTAGGATCAACTGTCCTATGGAAGTGGGGGCGCACAAGGCCATCTTCGTCTCGGCCACCTATGCCTCTCCTCCCGAGGACCAGGCCCCTTCGAGGATAAAGTACATCGAGAAGCGCACCTTCGGCATGATATACTGGAGGGCGCTCGGTGGTGGAATGGAGAGGGTCTTTGACATCTTCTTCGGCCAGACGCGCTTTCCGGCCCGTCGCGAAGAGGAAGTCCAGGCTGCTACGGCGTCGACCTGA